The Bacteroidota bacterium genome includes a region encoding these proteins:
- a CDS encoding methylcrotonoyl-CoA carboxylase, whose amino-acid sequence MFKIESKIDVKSKEFQENKKAFSELLKNFRNIYREVSRGGSDDAIQKHKARGKLLARERIYKLIDPNTPFLELSTLASYDQYDNEFPSAGIATGIGVIHGREAVIIANDATVKGGTYMQWTIRKHLRAQEIAMENLLPTVYMVDSGGAFLPEQDRVFPDKNHFGRFFYNQARLSAMGVPQIAIVMGSCTAGGAYVPAMSDETIIVRNQGTIFLGGPPLVKAATGEEVSAEELGGADVHTSISGVADHFAENDTHAIQICRNIFESLEQKEKQFIDIAPVEDPAYDPEELYGIAPVDLKKAVDSREIIARIVDGSKFHEFKERYAPTIITGFARVMGFPVGILANNGVLFPESAVKGTHFIELCTSRKIPLLFLQNITGFMVGKDFERRGIAKDGAKMVHAVANADIPKFTIIFGGSFGAGNYGMAGRAFDPRLLFMWPNAKISVMGGMQAANVLITVKKDQYRAKGKEMPAEEIEKMRQSIEDKYDKEGSAYYSTSRLWDDGIIDPVDTRKIIAMGIAMSLNKPFPEQKYGVFRM is encoded by the coding sequence GTGTTTAAGATAGAATCAAAAATTGATGTAAAGTCAAAGGAGTTTCAGGAGAACAAGAAAGCTTTCTCCGAATTGCTGAAGAATTTCAGGAATATTTACCGGGAGGTATCCCGTGGGGGATCTGATGATGCCATTCAAAAGCATAAAGCCAGGGGAAAGCTGCTGGCACGGGAGAGGATCTACAAGCTGATCGACCCGAACACTCCTTTCCTGGAGTTATCTACTCTGGCCTCTTATGATCAGTATGACAACGAGTTTCCTTCAGCCGGGATAGCAACAGGTATCGGTGTGATTCATGGGCGTGAGGCCGTAATTATTGCCAACGATGCCACCGTCAAGGGTGGAACCTATATGCAATGGACCATCCGTAAGCACTTGAGGGCACAGGAAATTGCTATGGAAAATTTGTTGCCCACAGTATATATGGTAGATTCAGGAGGGGCTTTTCTTCCTGAGCAGGACAGGGTTTTTCCTGATAAAAACCATTTTGGGCGTTTCTTTTACAACCAGGCCAGGCTTTCGGCCATGGGTGTGCCACAGATCGCTATCGTAATGGGTTCCTGCACCGCCGGCGGTGCCTATGTGCCGGCCATGAGTGATGAAACCATCATTGTGAGAAATCAGGGAACCATTTTCCTGGGAGGACCTCCACTGGTGAAGGCCGCTACCGGCGAAGAAGTCAGCGCTGAAGAACTGGGTGGTGCCGACGTACATACCTCCATTTCCGGTGTGGCCGACCATTTCGCCGAAAACGATACTCATGCCATACAGATTTGCAGGAATATATTTGAATCGCTTGAACAGAAAGAAAAGCAGTTTATCGACATTGCCCCTGTGGAAGACCCGGCCTATGATCCGGAAGAACTCTATGGCATTGCCCCGGTCGACCTGAAGAAAGCCGTCGACTCCAGGGAGATTATTGCCCGTATCGTGGATGGAAGCAAATTTCATGAATTCAAGGAAAGATATGCTCCTACCATCATTACCGGGTTTGCCCGTGTAATGGGTTTCCCGGTGGGAATCCTGGCCAATAACGGGGTGCTTTTCCCCGAATCGGCCGTAAAGGGTACACACTTCATTGAGTTGTGTACTTCCCGGAAGATCCCGCTGCTCTTCCTGCAAAACATAACAGGTTTTATGGTAGGCAAGGATTTCGAAAGAAGAGGCATAGCCAAAGACGGCGCCAAAATGGTTCATGCCGTTGCCAATGCCGATATCCCAAAGTTCACCATCATTTTCGGCGGTTCTTTCGGGGCCGGAAACTATGGCATGGCCGGCAGGGCTTTCGACCCCCGGCTGCTCTTCATGTGGCCAAATGCCAAGATATCTGTCATGGGCGGGATGCAGGCCGCTAACGTGCTTATTACAGTGAAAAAAGATCAGTACCGCGCCAAAGGCAAAGAAATGCCGGCCGAAGAGATAGAGAAGATGCGGCAGAGCATTGAAGACAAATACGATAAGGAAGGATCGGCTTATTACAGCACCTCCAGGCTGTGGGACGACGGCATCATCGATCCGGTCGATACCCGTAAAATTATTGCCATGGGGATTGCCATGTCGCTGAATAAACCTTTCCCGGAACAGAAATATGGGGTATTCAGGATGTAA
- a CDS encoding pyruvate carboxyltransferase, translated as MNYPKKVKIGDITVRDGFQHEEKFISTEAKLWILEQLILAGFRHIETTNFGNPKGMPQFKDADILMKALHNSKKIKHLLQDVTLTAITIREKAIERAIEAKKEGYGPDRILVMVSTSESHHKTNSGLTLDEYWKMCEEYIPKCHDAGILVNGTVSTIWGCPIEGPTEMKKAIEFTKRWLDIGADDVEHADHDGSASPDRVYQYFSMLLDSIPKPEKHIAHFHTTRGWGLANVLAALQAGITNYESTMGGIGGQPANFVDDTPVSGTGKYYYKDPNIVGLVSTEDMVVMMDEMGIDTGVNIDKVLEIGRMMERIVGRRLRSEAIRNGRIPKELSGRK; from the coding sequence ATGAATTATCCTAAAAAAGTTAAAATTGGCGACATTACGGTAAGGGACGGGTTTCAGCATGAAGAAAAATTCATTTCCACGGAAGCCAAGCTATGGATTCTAGAACAGTTGATCCTGGCGGGATTCCGGCATATTGAGACTACAAACTTTGGGAATCCCAAGGGTATGCCACAGTTCAAAGATGCTGACATATTAATGAAAGCCCTCCACAACAGTAAGAAAATTAAGCATTTGCTGCAGGATGTCACGCTTACGGCCATCACTATCCGTGAAAAGGCGATAGAACGGGCAATTGAGGCAAAAAAGGAAGGATATGGCCCTGACCGGATCCTGGTAATGGTCAGTACTTCAGAATCCCATCATAAGACCAATTCAGGACTAACCCTGGATGAATACTGGAAGATGTGCGAGGAATACATTCCCAAATGCCATGATGCCGGAATACTGGTCAATGGCACTGTCAGCACGATCTGGGGTTGTCCGATCGAAGGACCAACCGAAATGAAAAAGGCCATTGAATTCACCAAAAGGTGGCTTGACATTGGTGCAGATGATGTGGAGCATGCAGATCACGACGGTTCTGCTTCTCCTGACCGGGTTTACCAATATTTTTCCATGCTCCTGGACTCCATCCCAAAGCCTGAGAAGCATATTGCCCACTTCCATACTACGCGTGGGTGGGGACTTGCAAACGTTTTGGCAGCGCTTCAGGCAGGGATCACCAATTACGAATCGACGATGGGAGGTATCGGCGGACAACCTGCCAACTTTGTCGACGACACTCCTGTAAGCGGTACAGGAAAATATTATTACAAAGACCCGAATATCGTCGGGCTGGTAAGCACAGAAGACATGGTAGTGATGATGGATGAAATGGGAATTGACACTGGTGTGAACATTGATAAAGTGCTGGAGATAGGCCGTATGATGGAAAGAATTGTTGGGCGGAGGCTCAGATCCGAGGCCATACGGAATGGACGAATCCCTAAAGAGTTGAGCGGAAGAAAATAA
- a CDS encoding LytTR family transcriptional regulator DNA-binding domain-containing protein: MSDISVIERPGQRRVLQIQTDDSILLLNEDHIVYCGRVDKGMVFHMQGGEDIPANLHFQHMIDLAGSHRLIRVHHSYFINAAHIFCYHKGSSGYVEMKDKSKVPVDDAFSGKLIGLLYRNS, from the coding sequence ATGAGCGATATTTCAGTTATAGAAAGACCCGGTCAAAGAAGAGTGTTGCAGATACAGACCGATGATTCCATTCTGTTGCTGAATGAGGATCATATAGTTTACTGTGGCCGTGTCGATAAAGGAATGGTTTTTCATATGCAGGGAGGGGAAGATATTCCCGCCAACCTCCATTTTCAGCATATGATTGATCTTGCAGGAAGCCATAGATTAATCAGGGTTCACCATTCCTACTTTATCAATGCGGCACATATTTTCTGTTATCATAAAGGGTCTTCAGGATATGTTGAAATGAAAGATAAGAGCAAGGTGCCCGTTGATGATGCCTTTTCGGGGAAACTCATTGGTTTACTTTACCGGAACAGTTAA